One region of Terriglobales bacterium genomic DNA includes:
- a CDS encoding polymer-forming cytoskeletal protein encodes MWKPTNSPAAPPSTPNPEPAKPQSSAAPEPTPMPAPRSAASSPQDQATIGKSLVIKGEVTGSESLYIDGRVEGSINLPGNRVTVGRNGVVAANITAREIVVIGKVRGNMMASDRVDIRNEGSLTGDVVAQRISIEDGAYFKGGIDIRKPGQKANGEVKDGRPEPVAEPAAVPAAAAASARA; translated from the coding sequence ATGTGGAAGCCTACCAACTCCCCCGCTGCCCCTCCGTCCACACCCAACCCGGAGCCTGCCAAGCCGCAGAGCTCGGCGGCACCCGAACCGACACCCATGCCGGCGCCGCGCAGCGCCGCCAGCTCGCCGCAGGACCAGGCCACGATCGGCAAGTCGCTGGTCATCAAGGGTGAGGTAACCGGATCGGAATCGCTTTACATCGACGGACGCGTGGAAGGCTCAATCAACCTCCCCGGCAACCGCGTCACGGTGGGACGCAACGGCGTGGTCGCGGCCAACATCACCGCGCGGGAAATCGTGGTCATCGGAAAGGTCCGCGGCAACATGATGGCCAGTGACCGGGTGGACATCCGCAACGAAGGCTCGCTCACCGGCGACGTGGTGGCCCAGCGCATCAGCATCGAAGATGGCGCTTACTTCAAGGGCGGCATCGACATTCGCAAGCCCGGCCAGAAGGCCAACGGCGAAGTGAAAGACGGGCGTCCCGAGCCGGTCGCCGAACCCGCGGCTGTGCCCGCGGCGGCGGCAGCCTCGGCGCGCGCCTAG
- the murJ gene encoding murein biosynthesis integral membrane protein MurJ — MPSAPDSPRAAAHAPSGPLVEAAPNLLFRALGKLRPSHEHSAYSATLLLVSAQMLSRVFGYLRDAYIAWKFGADPVTDVYYAAFQLPDYLYYVLAGGAISAAFVPIYSRYLAEKREAEAQRVFSVILTVMMLLFLALTSIAEIWARPLVQLMFPRFMPEQVELCVLLTRILLPMQLLFYVGMTSSAVLQTRRLFLVPAVAPIIYTLGIILGGITLSSRLGIASLAVGAVAGAFAGPFLMNVIGASRAGMRYRPALDLREPGFREWIALAIPLMLGVSLGTADEWIMRWFASGEAGAITLLNYAKRLFYVPYGVLGLAVGVAGMTFFSRLYSEKRLDEFAASINGAVYRAASASFLLSSWLVAAALPAFDLVMRRGKLVFVDSEVAAVYLAVFSASLAFWTAQTLYQRAFYATRDTVTPMIAATSLTFISVPAFDVLYRAMGTVGLAVASDIGILAQAAVLAWLLHRRELVDLREMPWGKLVKALTTSLLAAGLGMMVARAVPLNGSHLRDIESLALITVTWAGAVAAGLWLTRSDLLAELLRRPK; from the coding sequence ATGCCCTCCGCACCCGATTCCCCTCGCGCAGCGGCCCACGCGCCGTCCGGGCCGCTCGTGGAAGCCGCGCCGAACCTGTTGTTCCGGGCGCTGGGTAAGCTCCGGCCGTCGCACGAACACAGCGCGTATTCGGCCACCCTGCTGCTGGTGTCCGCGCAAATGCTCTCGCGTGTCTTCGGCTACCTGCGCGATGCATACATCGCCTGGAAGTTCGGCGCCGATCCTGTCACCGACGTGTATTACGCGGCGTTTCAGCTGCCCGACTACCTGTATTACGTCCTCGCCGGCGGAGCGATTTCGGCGGCGTTCGTGCCCATCTACAGCCGCTACCTGGCCGAGAAGCGCGAGGCCGAAGCGCAGCGTGTCTTTTCCGTCATTCTCACCGTGATGATGTTGCTGTTCCTGGCGCTGACCTCGATCGCCGAGATATGGGCGCGGCCGCTGGTGCAGCTCATGTTTCCCAGGTTTATGCCCGAGCAGGTGGAGTTGTGCGTGCTGCTCACGCGCATCCTGCTGCCCATGCAGTTGCTGTTCTATGTGGGCATGACCTCTTCGGCCGTGCTGCAAACCCGCCGGTTGTTCCTGGTGCCGGCGGTCGCGCCGATCATTTACACGCTGGGGATCATCCTGGGCGGAATCACGCTGTCGTCCCGGCTGGGAATTGCGTCCTTGGCCGTCGGCGCCGTGGCGGGCGCGTTCGCCGGGCCGTTCCTGATGAACGTGATCGGCGCCTCGCGCGCGGGAATGCGCTATCGGCCCGCGCTCGACCTGCGCGAGCCTGGCTTCCGCGAGTGGATCGCGCTCGCCATCCCGCTGATGCTCGGCGTCTCCCTCGGCACGGCCGATGAGTGGATCATGCGCTGGTTCGCTTCGGGCGAAGCCGGCGCGATCACCCTGTTGAACTACGCCAAGCGGCTGTTCTACGTTCCCTACGGCGTGCTTGGACTGGCGGTGGGCGTGGCGGGCATGACCTTCTTCTCGCGCCTCTACAGCGAGAAGCGCCTCGATGAGTTTGCCGCCAGCATCAACGGTGCGGTATATCGGGCCGCGTCGGCTTCGTTCCTGCTCAGCTCGTGGCTGGTTGCGGCGGCGCTGCCCGCCTTCGACCTGGTCATGCGCCGCGGCAAGCTCGTCTTCGTGGATTCGGAAGTCGCCGCGGTTTACCTGGCCGTGTTCTCGGCCTCACTGGCGTTCTGGACGGCACAAACGCTTTACCAGCGCGCCTTCTATGCCACGCGCGACACCGTGACGCCGATGATCGCCGCCACGTCGCTCACGTTCATCTCCGTGCCCGCATTTGACGTCTTGTACCGCGCCATGGGCACGGTGGGCCTGGCGGTTGCGTCCGATATAGGCATTTTGGCGCAGGCGGCGGTGCTGGCCTGGCTGTTGCATCGCCGCGAACTGGTGGACCTGCGCGAGATGCCCTGGGGAAAGCTGGTCAAGGCGCTCACCACTTCGTTGCTGGCGGCAGGGCTGGGGATGATGGTGGCGCGTGCCGTCCCGCTCAACGGCAGCCATCTGCGGGACATCGAGTCGCTGGCGCTGATCACCGTCACATGGGCCGGCGCGGTGGCAGCGGGGTTGTGGCTGACCAGGTCGGATCTGCTGGCTGAGCTGCTGCGCAGACCAAAGTAA
- a CDS encoding FkbM family methyltransferase: protein MGDSITRLGAPLVSNPVPPDTEENRRCGMLSELADTGDSLDTGTAAHSALLNALRELSSCKQSARAVIDFCRALEASGAFPADANVRETITGPIMDAVFAGSTGLRKVLESGLVYNFDYTSKIARDLLLGEDHPDHVFEPQTTRLLLHLARGATHVLIGGAYGGDHALLVAQQIAGKGGICYAFEPNPEQINTLRRNAKANRLTNIQLIEAGLWSDDCTRLTLVGDDALGRSEPASGAAGSVSGMTINRFGREHAIKNLDVIMLDIEGSELQALRGASDYLRQPPGTAPSVIFEVHRRYVDWSNGLDSTPVVRLLRDHGYQVFAIRDFQSNVDMRRCKIELVPPHTAYLEGPPHGFNMLAIKDKQQIAGDLFRVVEGVSPKLLRHRDPALHYPTEWR from the coding sequence ATGGGCGATTCTATAACGCGTTTAGGCGCGCCCCTGGTTAGCAATCCGGTGCCGCCCGATACCGAAGAAAACCGGCGCTGCGGTATGCTGAGCGAACTCGCCGACACCGGAGACAGCTTGGACACGGGAACCGCGGCACACAGCGCGCTGCTGAACGCCCTGCGAGAACTTTCTTCGTGTAAACAGAGCGCGCGCGCCGTGATCGATTTTTGCCGCGCCCTGGAGGCCAGCGGCGCCTTTCCTGCCGACGCCAACGTCCGCGAAACCATTACCGGCCCCATCATGGACGCCGTGTTTGCCGGAAGCACGGGCCTGCGCAAGGTGCTCGAATCGGGACTGGTCTACAACTTCGACTACACGTCGAAGATCGCGCGTGACCTGCTGCTGGGCGAAGACCATCCCGACCACGTGTTCGAGCCGCAGACGACGCGGCTGCTGCTTCATCTCGCGCGCGGAGCCACGCACGTGCTGATCGGCGGCGCCTACGGCGGCGATCATGCGCTGCTGGTCGCGCAGCAGATCGCAGGCAAGGGCGGCATCTGCTACGCCTTCGAACCCAACCCTGAGCAGATCAACACGCTGCGCCGCAACGCCAAAGCCAATCGGCTGACGAACATTCAATTGATTGAAGCCGGATTGTGGTCTGACGACTGCACCCGGCTGACGCTGGTCGGCGATGACGCGCTGGGCCGCTCCGAACCGGCGTCGGGCGCGGCGGGATCGGTCTCCGGAATGACCATCAATCGCTTTGGCCGCGAGCACGCGATCAAGAACCTGGACGTGATCATGCTCGACATCGAGGGTTCGGAGCTGCAGGCGCTGCGCGGCGCGAGCGATTACCTGCGGCAGCCCCCCGGCACGGCGCCCAGCGTCATCTTCGAAGTGCACCGCCGCTACGTCGACTGGAGCAACGGGCTGGACTCGACGCCCGTCGTGCGGCTGCTGCGCGATCACGGCTACCAGGTTTTTGCGATACGCGACTTCCAGTCGAACGTGGACATGCGTCGCTGCAAGATCGAGCTCGTGCCGCCTCACACCGCTTACCTGGAAGGCCCGCCGCACGGATTCAACATGCTGGCCATCAAGGACAAGCAACAGATCGCGGGCGACCTGTTTCGCGTGGTCGAAGGCGTCAGCCCCAAGCTGCTGCGGCATCGCGATCCGGCGCTGCACTATCCGACCGAATGGCGGTAG
- a CDS encoding tyrosine-type recombinase/integrase, translated as MGRNQRGQIYEAGGSFFVRYYVTEIVQGKTERVQRSHRLPCEKDAKHYLAPIPEQRRKGRRKYAASSALRRLADEFIATVNAQTARGHVAQRDMTVVEFWDQIYWPFAQENLRLSSTKGYEKIWEQHLKPHFGTRTLRQYTTVMGSELLTALAKEYGRNTIQHIRSLASGIFTHAVNKGRVSVNPWREVKVLGKVKQPEQTPHYTLSEIQEILNALENNPDGQLVMALTFFLGLRPSEVNALRWENFQDGRVNIEKGFVRGRVDELKTKAAKASLPLIEPVISILKRWHEQSGSPSNGWLFPKKGTNEIPAGIVGITRRAILPALNDAGIAWKGLYAGRRGGATMLVDLTKGLVAAQELLRHKSMTTTALFYKKTTQNALPEGMKLLEASYAANGK; from the coding sequence ATGGGACGCAATCAACGCGGCCAAATTTACGAGGCAGGCGGATCATTCTTCGTCAGGTACTACGTCACGGAAATTGTACAGGGAAAGACGGAGCGCGTACAGCGTTCGCACCGGCTCCCGTGTGAGAAGGATGCCAAGCATTATCTCGCCCCGATCCCCGAGCAGCGCCGCAAGGGGCGTAGGAAATATGCGGCCTCTTCCGCGCTCCGCCGCTTGGCGGACGAGTTCATTGCGACGGTCAACGCGCAGACCGCTCGCGGTCACGTCGCGCAGCGTGACATGACAGTCGTTGAGTTTTGGGATCAGATTTACTGGCCCTTCGCGCAAGAGAATCTCCGCCTCTCCAGCACGAAGGGATACGAGAAGATTTGGGAGCAGCACCTCAAGCCGCACTTCGGAACGCGAACGCTGCGCCAATACACAACGGTGATGGGCAGCGAACTGCTCACGGCCCTTGCGAAAGAATACGGCAGGAACACGATCCAGCACATTCGTTCGTTGGCGAGCGGCATCTTCACGCACGCTGTCAACAAAGGCCGCGTATCAGTGAATCCCTGGCGCGAAGTGAAGGTGCTCGGCAAGGTGAAGCAGCCCGAGCAAACGCCGCACTATACGCTTTCCGAGATTCAGGAGATTCTCAACGCGCTCGAAAACAATCCCGATGGACAGCTAGTGATGGCGCTGACGTTTTTCCTTGGATTGCGGCCCTCAGAGGTGAACGCGCTTCGATGGGAAAACTTCCAGGACGGCAGAGTCAATATCGAGAAGGGCTTCGTGCGCGGCAGGGTTGATGAACTGAAGACGAAGGCCGCCAAGGCGAGCTTGCCGCTGATTGAACCGGTGATCTCGATCCTGAAGCGTTGGCACGAACAGTCCGGCTCCCCGTCGAATGGTTGGTTGTTCCCCAAGAAGGGAACGAACGAAATCCCTGCCGGGATCGTAGGCATCACGCGCCGCGCGATCCTGCCTGCACTCAATGACGCGGGGATCGCCTGGAAGGGTTTGTACGCGGGCCGCCGTGGTGGGGCTACGATGCTCGTTGATCTGACGAAGGGCCTTGTCGCTGCTCAAGAACTGCTCCGTCACAAGAGCATGACAACGACTGCGCTGTTTTACAAAAAGACCACGCAGAACGCGCTGCCCGAAGGTATGAAGCTCCTGGAGGCGTCCTACGCTGCGAACGGCAAGTGA
- a CDS encoding helix-turn-helix domain-containing protein → MSTTQSLPVAKLPFPAPQSDILTVEEAAAFLHMTKRQVWEMTRTRGQQRMPIPIPMMRINGNIRFRRSSLEQWIDELEQYERTGKLPSHKKQ, encoded by the coding sequence TTGAGCACAACGCAGTCGCTACCAGTAGCAAAGCTCCCCTTCCCCGCTCCACAATCCGACATCCTCACCGTTGAAGAGGCTGCGGCCTTCCTGCACATGACCAAGCGTCAGGTCTGGGAGATGACGCGCACGCGCGGACAGCAGCGTATGCCGATCCCGATCCCGATGATGCGCATCAACGGGAACATCCGATTCCGTCGCAGCAGCCTGGAGCAGTGGATCGACGAGCTTGAGCAGTACGAGCGCACCGGCAAGCTGCCGTCTCACAAGAAGCAGTAA